A stretch of Gadus macrocephalus chromosome 17, ASM3116895v1 DNA encodes these proteins:
- the LOC132475890 gene encoding E3 ubiquitin-protein ligase TRIM21-like, with the protein MDTMGDLHGDNPRANESPARSAQPSGLSLPVERHLSCPICNDLFLDPVTTCCGHSFCKACLNRNAIDNSCPTCKQHFSRIPDVNVVLQGILQDLPQARLEARGQMAEGRPREVVCDVCIGPGARRALKSCLVCLMSYCRAHLECHDSRNRLRGHRMVAPVENLDDRACPEHGRPLELYCRGSGRCICVLCLEEGLEVVSMETEWEEKRGQLNNLEGEFQGGIARRQNKLQEILSSIMVSQDHLCSERTDIDGILSSLIFYLENAKRHALLPMDERSQAVERQAEELKEQLNNEIGELRKNISDLSRISDTEDHIYFLQNFPSTQDLDEENNLTEVALDASTSFGTFRSIIKNLMDEILDKLELLTPIELQRIVKFAVDVKLDPSTAHPRLIISADGKEVQGGGGLQVVPMGAQRFDLYSSVLGRNRLTSGKAYWQVEVGDKLGWVLGVTTSTSQRIGRLVFQPDANYWVITHYDGEGYVAMTAPPKKLALIAKPKMVGVFLDYEDGLVSFYDLTSSSHIFSFTACVFSGELRPYFSPHNELEESRPLVITAV; encoded by the exons atggACACCATGGGAGATCTTCACGGGGATAACCCAAGGGCGAATGAAAG CCCGGCCCGTTCCGCGCAGCCCTCGGGCCTGAGCCTGCCCGTAGAGAGGCACCTGAGCTGCCCCATCTGCAATGACCTGTTCTTGGATCCCGTCACCACCTGCTGCGGCCACTCCTTCTGCAAGGCCTGCCTGAACCGCAACGCCATCGACAACAGCTGCCCGACCTGCAAGCAGCACTTCAGCCGCATCCCCGATGTCAACGTCGTGCTGCAGGGAATCCTGCAGGACCTGCCCCAGGCCCGGCTGGAGGCCAGGGGCCAAATGGCCGAGGGGAGGCCCCGAGAGGTGGTCTGCGACGTCTGTATTGGGCCCGGGGCCCGCAGGGCCCTGAAGTCGTGCCTGGTGTGTCTGATGTCGTACTGCCGGGCCCACCTCGAGTGCCACGACAGTAGGAACCGCCTGAGGGGCCACAGGATGGTGGCGCCTGTGGAGAACCTGGACGACAGGGCCTGCCCGGAGCACGGGCGGCCCCTGGAGCTCTACTGCCGCGGCAGCGGCCGCTGCATCTGCGTGCTCTGTTTGGAGGAAGGGCTGGAGGTTGTTTCCATGGAGACGGAGTGGGAGGAGAAAAGG GGCCAGCTGAACAACCTCGAGGGAGAGTTTCAGGGGGGGATTGCGAGACGGCAAAACAAGCTGCAGGAAATCCTTTCCTCGATCATGGTTTCCCAG GATCACTTATGTAGCGAGAGGACGGATATCGACGGCATTCTGTCATCCCTCATTTTCTACCTGGAGAACGCCAAAAGACATGCTCTCCTGCCCATGGACGAGAGGAGTCAGGCGGTGGAGAGGCAGGCCGAGGAATTGAAGGAGCAGCTCAACAACGAGATAGGGGAACTGCGGAAGAACATCTCGGACCTGAGCCGCATTTCTGACACAGAGGATCATATTTACTTCCTACAG AATTTTCCATCCACCCAGGACCTAGATGAGGAAAACAACCTAACAGAGGTAGCACTCGATGCGTCCACCTCCTTCGGCACCTTCCGAAGTATCATAAAAAACCTGATGGATGAAATTCTCGACAAACTGGAGTTATTGACTCCAATCG AACTGCAGAGGATCGTGAAGTTTGCAG tggACGTGAAGCTAGACCCCAGCACCGCTCACCCACGCTTAATCATATCCGCTGACGGCAAGGAGGTACAAGGTGGCGGTGGGCTTCAGGTAGTACCCATGGGTGCTCAAAGGTTCGACTTGTACTCATCCGTCCTCGGCCGGAACCGACTGACATCCGGCAAGGCCTACTGGCAGGTTGAGGTCGGCGACAAGTTGGGTTGGGTTCTAGGCGTAACGACGTCGACCTCTCAACGGATAGGGAGGCTTGTGTTCCAGCCCGACGCCAACTACTGGGTGATAACACATTACGATGGTGAGGGCTACGTGGCAATGACGGCCCCGCCCAAAAAGCTGGCCCTCATAGCCAAGCCCAAGATGGTAGGCGTCTTCCTGGATTACGAGGACGGCCTCGTGTCCTTCTACGACCTGACGTCCTCCTCGCACATATTCTCGTTCACGGCGTGCGTATTCAGTGGCGAGCTCCGCCCCTATTTCAGTCCCCATAATGAGTTGGAGGAAAGCCGGCCTCTGGTCATCACTGCGGTGTAG
- the LOC132445766 gene encoding E3 ubiquitin-protein ligase TRIM47-like — protein sequence MSGVPDCCICLRGLTRPVSLPCHHAFCLACIGEYWRITGCCQCPLCKALFPTRPDLKPPPAHHPLPPVEGRPPEPLEAGEVPCDACPAGGRATAAVMSCLVCLASYCPLHLEPHYLDAAPRRHRLVSALKNFEGPCRHHGRSVDRFCRTDRTRICTMCADTDHRDHRIVPLSKEAARAKNTRRSLTLPTRRSGGDLIEVKGLEEAGGLGEAEGLLRDQEQETLDLQQRKTDLEELSQMADPLSFLLVCLNPSLSTSKIYQLFIITDLLRMVTQFLFLFPEISTEVLTVNTRK from the exons ATGTCGGGGGTCCCTGACTGCTGCATCTGTCTGAGGGGACTCACCCGGCCCGTCAGCCTCCCCTGCCACCACGCATTCTGCCTGGCCTGCATCGGAGAGTACTGGAGGATCACTGGCTGCTGCCAGTGCCCCTTGTGCAAGGCACTCTTCCCCACCAGACCCGACCTCAAACCGCCACCGGCGCACCACCCTCTTCCTCCCGTGGAGGGCCGCCCGCCGGAGCCTTTAGAGGCCGGCGAGGTCCCCTGCGACGCGTGTCCGGCCGGCGGACGCGCTACGGCGGCGGTCATGTCGTGTTTGGTGTGCCTGGCGTCGTACTGCCCGCTGCACCTGGAGCCGCACTACCTCGACGCCGCGCCGCGGCGCCACCGACTGGTCAGCGCCCTGAAGAACTTCGAGGGGCCGTGCCGGCACCACGGGAGGAGCGTGGACCGCTTTTGCCGCACCGACCGGACGCGTATTTGCACGATGTGCGCCGACACGGACCACCGGGACCACCGCATCGTACCGCTTTCAAAGGAGGCGGCCCGGGCGAAG AACACCAGGAGGTCGCTGACGCTCCCCACCCGCAGATCTGGAGGTGATCTGATCGAGGTGAAGGGTCTGGAGGAGGCCGGGGGTCTTGGCGAGGCCGAGGGTCTACTCAGAGACCAGGAGCAGGAAACCCTGGACCTCCAGCAGAGAAAGACGGACTTGGAGGAACTTTCTCAAATGGCAGATCCTCTGAGTTTTTTACTGGTCTGCTTAAATCCTTCACTTTCCACTTCCAAGATATACCAATTGTTTATAATCACAGACCTACTGAGGATGGTTACTCaattcctctttctctttccagaAATTTCTACAGAAGTGTTAACCGTAAATACGAGGAAATGA